A single region of the Caballeronia insecticola genome encodes:
- the alr gene encoding alanine racemase yields the protein MPRPIAARIHADAVRHNLQLVKRTAAASRVWAVIKANAYGHGIERIYPALGNADGIALLDLDEAVRVRELGWTKPVLLLEGVFEPKDVETAERHRLTVTVHCDDQLDMLKAVRPSERIGVQLKMNSGMNRLGFRPADFEHAWERASAIDAIGSIGLMSHFANADDGAIDWQIDEFDAATRNLPGTRSLSNSAAVLWHPRAHRDWVRPGTILYGASPTGCARHIEGVSLRAAMTLESRIIGVQTLAAGETIGYGRSYTAERAMRIGVVACGYADGYPRHAPTGTPVIVDGVRTRIVGRVSMDMLTVDLTPCPAAGIGSAVELWGERVKVDEVAEPAGTIGYELLCALAQRVPVSVDAAVASEESETASA from the coding sequence ATGCCACGTCCGATTGCCGCGCGTATCCATGCCGATGCCGTTCGTCACAACCTGCAACTCGTCAAGCGCACGGCGGCGGCGTCGCGCGTGTGGGCCGTCATCAAGGCGAATGCGTATGGTCACGGCATCGAGCGCATTTACCCGGCGCTCGGCAACGCGGACGGCATCGCGCTGCTCGATCTCGATGAAGCCGTGCGCGTGCGCGAACTCGGCTGGACCAAACCGGTGCTGCTACTGGAAGGCGTGTTCGAGCCGAAGGACGTCGAGACGGCGGAGCGGCATCGGCTGACCGTCACCGTCCATTGCGACGATCAGCTCGACATGCTGAAGGCCGTGCGTCCAAGCGAGCGCATCGGCGTTCAGTTGAAGATGAACTCGGGCATGAACCGGCTCGGCTTCCGGCCGGCGGATTTCGAGCACGCGTGGGAGCGCGCGTCGGCAATCGACGCGATCGGCTCGATCGGACTGATGAGCCATTTCGCCAATGCCGACGACGGCGCGATCGACTGGCAGATCGACGAATTCGATGCCGCCACGCGCAACCTGCCGGGCACGCGCTCGCTGTCGAATTCGGCGGCGGTGCTGTGGCATCCGCGCGCGCATCGCGACTGGGTGCGGCCCGGCACGATCCTCTATGGCGCCTCGCCGACGGGTTGCGCGCGGCATATCGAAGGCGTTTCGCTGCGCGCCGCGATGACGCTCGAAAGCCGCATCATCGGCGTGCAGACGCTCGCGGCGGGCGAGACCATCGGTTATGGGCGCAGCTACACGGCGGAGCGCGCGATGCGGATCGGCGTGGTTGCGTGCGGTTACGCGGACGGCTATCCGCGCCATGCGCCGACGGGCACGCCGGTCATCGTGGACGGCGTGCGCACGCGCATCGTCGGACGCGTGTCGATGGACATGCTCACGGTCGATCTCACGCCGTGCCCGGCAGCGGGCATCGGCTCGGCGGTCGAGCTGTGGGGCGAGCGCGTGAAAGTGGACGAAGTGGCGGAACCGGCCGGCACGATCGGCTACGAGCTGCTGTGTGCGCTCGCGCAGCGCGTGCCGGTGAGCGTGGACGCGGCCGTGGCGAGCGAAGAATCGGAAACCGCTTCCGCCTGA
- a CDS encoding 2-keto-3-deoxygluconate permease, which produces MAQIHIKRAVERVPGGMMIVPLLLGSLIATFAPGMPKFFGSFTNALFTGALPILAVFYVCMGASIDVKATPYLIRKGGALFATKVGTAIIAGIVLGHFLGEQPITSGVFAGISTLAVVAAMNDTNGGLYMALMGQYGRSEDVGAYTIMSLESGPFLTMVTLGVAGLSAFPWPTLVGSILPLAVGMLLGNLDREMRDFLGRAVPVMIPFFALALGASLDLHKVWQAGLLGIGLGFAVVVVTGIPLYFADRLTGGTGVAGAAAANTAGNAAAVPALIAAANPVYAEAAKSATLLVAACVVVTAIVSPVLTASIAKRVNARNDARASSKTREATQ; this is translated from the coding sequence ATGGCTCAGATTCATATCAAGCGCGCCGTCGAGCGCGTGCCTGGCGGGATGATGATCGTCCCGCTGCTGCTCGGCTCGCTGATCGCCACGTTCGCGCCGGGCATGCCGAAGTTCTTCGGCTCGTTCACCAACGCGCTCTTTACCGGCGCGCTGCCGATTCTCGCGGTGTTCTATGTGTGCATGGGCGCGAGCATCGACGTGAAGGCAACGCCTTACCTCATCCGGAAAGGCGGCGCGCTGTTCGCGACGAAAGTCGGCACGGCGATTATCGCGGGCATCGTGCTCGGGCATTTTCTCGGCGAGCAGCCGATCACCTCGGGCGTGTTCGCGGGCATCTCGACGCTCGCTGTCGTCGCCGCGATGAACGACACCAACGGCGGCCTGTATATGGCGCTGATGGGCCAATATGGCCGATCCGAAGATGTCGGCGCCTACACCATCATGTCGCTCGAATCCGGCCCGTTCCTGACCATGGTCACGCTGGGCGTCGCCGGCCTCTCCGCGTTTCCGTGGCCGACGCTCGTCGGCAGCATTCTGCCGCTCGCAGTCGGCATGCTGCTCGGCAATCTCGACCGCGAAATGCGCGACTTCCTCGGCCGCGCCGTGCCCGTGATGATTCCGTTCTTCGCGCTGGCGCTCGGCGCGAGCCTCGATCTGCACAAGGTCTGGCAAGCGGGCTTGCTGGGCATCGGTCTGGGCTTCGCGGTCGTTGTCGTGACGGGCATTCCGCTTTACTTCGCGGATCGCCTGACCGGCGGCACGGGCGTCGCGGGCGCGGCGGCGGCGAACACGGCCGGCAATGCGGCGGCGGTTCCGGCGCTGATCGCGGCGGCCAATCCCGTTTATGCCGAAGCGGCGAAGAGCGCGACGCTGCTCGTCGCGGCGTGCGTGGTCGTGACGGCCATCGTGTCGCCGGTGCTGACGGCGTCGATTGCCAAGCGTGTGAATGCGCGCAACGACGCCCGCGCCTCGTCGAAGACACGCGAGGCCACGCAATGA
- the pdxA gene encoding 4-hydroxythreonine-4-phosphate dehydrogenase PdxA, whose product MSNYLPVIGITMGDASGVGPEVVVKSLAHDAVYQQCRPLVIGDARRLERANELVGGHAKVRCIEDASQARYEPGVIDCIDLGLIPDDLPFGELSAVAGNAAYQYIARAVDLAQAKQIDAICTAPLNKEALHAGGHKFPGHTEMLAYLTGVDEVSMMLVAPQLRVIHVTTHIGIIDAIRKIEPGLVQRTIERGNATLVKAGIEKPRIGVCGINPHAGENGLFGYGEEEEKIIPAVKILQERGLDVTGPLPADTLFYRAGRGDFDLVVAMYHDQGHGPVKVLGLEAGVNVTVGLDVIRTSVDHGTAFDIAGKGIADEGSMLEALRQGAELATRRH is encoded by the coding sequence ATGAGCAACTATCTTCCCGTAATCGGCATCACGATGGGCGACGCCAGCGGCGTGGGCCCGGAAGTCGTCGTCAAGAGCCTCGCGCACGATGCGGTCTACCAGCAGTGCCGTCCGCTCGTGATCGGCGACGCGCGCCGTCTCGAACGCGCGAACGAACTCGTCGGGGGCCACGCGAAAGTGCGGTGTATCGAGGACGCATCGCAGGCGCGTTACGAACCGGGCGTGATTGATTGCATCGATCTCGGCCTGATTCCCGACGACCTGCCCTTCGGCGAACTCTCCGCCGTCGCGGGCAATGCGGCTTATCAATACATTGCGCGTGCCGTGGACCTGGCGCAGGCCAAACAGATCGATGCCATCTGCACCGCGCCGCTCAACAAGGAAGCGCTGCACGCGGGCGGCCACAAGTTTCCCGGCCACACGGAAATGCTCGCGTATCTGACGGGCGTCGACGAAGTGTCGATGATGCTCGTCGCGCCGCAATTGCGCGTGATTCACGTGACGACGCACATCGGCATCATCGATGCGATCCGCAAGATCGAGCCGGGTCTCGTGCAGCGCACGATCGAGCGCGGCAACGCGACGCTCGTGAAGGCGGGCATCGAGAAGCCGCGCATCGGCGTGTGCGGGATCAATCCGCATGCGGGCGAAAACGGGCTGTTCGGCTATGGCGAGGAAGAAGAGAAGATCATTCCCGCCGTGAAGATTTTGCAGGAACGCGGCCTCGACGTGACCGGCCCGCTGCCCGCCGATACGCTGTTTTATCGCGCGGGACGGGGCGACTTCGATCTCGTCGTCGCGATGTATCACGATCAGGGGCATGGTCCCGTGAAGGTGCTGGGTCTCGAAGCGGGCGTGAACGTGACGGTCGGTCTCGATGTGATCCGCACGTCCGTCGATCACGGCACGGCGTTCGATATCGCGGGCAAAGGCATCGCCGATGAAGGCAGCATGCTCGAAGCACTGCGTCAGGGCGCGGAACTCGCGACGCGGCGCCATTGA
- a CDS encoding DUF6632 domain-containing protein gives MDDVRRLACLRIVLVIVGLIALFGLYPLMLFWPAGWAWETGHLSHDSHAGLSEYALMIVGIYATLGVFLLIASRDPLRHLSLIWFTVWSSIVHAAIMAVQSFGGDGHREHLGHLLGDVPALFIVAAALAAFMPRGGKSHRLNSDSRDARPK, from the coding sequence ATGGACGACGTCCGCCGTCTCGCCTGCCTGCGCATCGTGCTCGTGATCGTAGGGTTGATCGCGCTATTCGGCCTCTATCCGCTGATGCTCTTTTGGCCCGCGGGATGGGCCTGGGAGACAGGCCACCTCAGCCACGATAGTCACGCGGGCCTCTCGGAATATGCGCTGATGATCGTCGGCATCTACGCGACGCTCGGCGTGTTTCTGCTGATCGCGTCGCGCGATCCGCTCAGGCATCTGAGCCTGATCTGGTTCACGGTGTGGTCGAGCATCGTGCACGCCGCCATCATGGCCGTGCAGTCGTTCGGCGGCGACGGGCATCGGGAGCATCTGGGGCATTTGCTCGGCGATGTGCCCGCGCTGTTCATCGTCGCCGCCGCGCTGGCCGCGTTCATGCCGCGCGGCGGCAAGTCACATCGACTTAACTCAGATAGCCGAGATGCTCGGCCAAAATGA
- the mntP gene encoding manganese efflux pump MntP, with product MNLASTIFLAFAMSTDAFAAAVGKGATLHKPRIREALKTGVIFGVIEALTPLVGWALGRAAAQYVTAWDHWIAFGLLFLLGARMIREGLSNPGHEEEKPNSHSFWVLALTGFATSIDAMAVGAGLAFIDVDIFSTAATIGFATMLMVTIGVMVGRVVGATIGKRAEIVGGLILIGVGSVILAEHLGYLS from the coding sequence ATGAACCTCGCTTCCACCATTTTTCTGGCGTTCGCCATGTCCACCGATGCCTTCGCCGCCGCTGTCGGCAAGGGCGCAACCCTGCACAAGCCGCGCATCCGCGAGGCGCTGAAGACCGGCGTGATCTTCGGCGTGATCGAAGCGCTGACGCCGCTCGTCGGCTGGGCGCTCGGACGGGCCGCCGCGCAATACGTCACGGCGTGGGATCACTGGATCGCGTTCGGCCTGCTGTTCCTGCTCGGCGCGCGCATGATTCGCGAGGGCCTGAGCAATCCGGGCCACGAAGAAGAAAAGCCCAATTCCCACTCGTTCTGGGTGCTCGCGCTGACGGGCTTCGCCACCAGCATCGACGCGATGGCGGTCGGCGCGGGCCTCGCCTTCATCGACGTCGATATCTTCTCGACGGCGGCGACCATCGGCTTCGCGACCATGCTGATGGTGACCATCGGCGTGATGGTGGGACGCGTGGTCGGCGCGACGATCGGCAAGCGGGCGGAGATTGTCGGCGGGCTGATTCTGATTGGCGTGGGCAGCGTCATTTTGGCCGAGCATCTCGGCTATCTGAGTTAA
- a CDS encoding manganese catalase family protein, with the protein MFVHNKRLQYTVRVSGPNPGLANLLLEQFGGPQGELAAACRYFTQAVGEDDPGRKDLLFDIATEELSHLEIIGSIVAMLNKGAKGQLAEAVESEAELYRSLTGGGNGSHTTALLFGGGPALTNSAGVPWTAAYIDTIGEPTADLRSNIAAEARAKIVYERLINVTDDPGIKEALGFLMTREIAHQKSFEKALHSIQPNFPQGKLPGDPAFTSVYFNMSKGNDARGPWNEGGDWEFIEDPQPAVDGGDGTATVNVSELDIETLQAMAARTASDPATDPMTGADLGAGEAVKA; encoded by the coding sequence ATGTTCGTTCATAACAAGCGCCTGCAATATACCGTCCGCGTGAGCGGCCCGAACCCGGGTCTCGCCAACCTGCTGCTGGAACAATTCGGCGGTCCGCAAGGCGAACTGGCGGCCGCTTGCCGCTACTTCACGCAGGCCGTTGGCGAAGACGATCCGGGCCGCAAGGACCTGCTGTTCGATATCGCTACGGAGGAACTGAGCCATCTGGAAATCATCGGCTCGATTGTCGCGATGCTGAACAAGGGCGCGAAGGGACAGCTCGCCGAAGCGGTTGAATCGGAAGCGGAGTTGTATCGTTCGCTGACGGGCGGCGGTAATGGCTCGCACACTACCGCGCTGCTATTCGGCGGCGGCCCTGCACTCACGAATTCGGCGGGCGTTCCGTGGACGGCCGCGTATATCGATACGATCGGCGAGCCGACCGCCGACTTGCGCTCGAACATCGCCGCCGAGGCGCGTGCGAAGATCGTCTACGAACGTCTCATCAATGTGACCGACGACCCCGGCATCAAGGAAGCGCTCGGCTTTCTGATGACGCGTGAAATCGCGCATCAGAAGTCGTTCGAAAAGGCGCTGCATTCGATCCAGCCGAATTTCCCGCAAGGCAAGCTGCCGGGCGATCCGGCATTCACGAGCGTCTACTTCAACATGTCGAAGGGCAACGACGCGCGCGGTCCGTGGAACGAGGGCGGCGACTGGGAGTTCATCGAGGACCCGCAGCCGGCCGTAGATGGCGGCGACGGAACCGCGACGGTGAACGTATCGGAACTGGACATCGAGACGCTGCAGGCGATGGCGGCGCGCACCGCATCCGATCCCGCCACCGACCCGATGACGGGCGCGGACCTGGGCGCGGGCGAGGCCGTCAAGGCCTAA
- a CDS encoding CoA transferase, with product MKRSRRPIMTSSLDTLHDIWRIAGLPGDALSYIDLPGHDPVFPSSFAIGTAAHATIGAAALAACELGVARGVERQRVCVDMTAAAVECTGAFTVDGKEPETWGRFSGLYRCADGYVRIHANFEHHQDGALRLLGLDPRTATREDAERALLAWRASDYENAAAERGLVVSMLRTFDEWDATPQGQAIAAQPLMTITRIGDAPPLALPPLSPDARPLDGLRVLDFTRILAGPVGGRALAAFGADVMLVNSPHLPNIPAIADTSRGKRSALLDLHAAQDRETLGRLIDEAHVFAQGYRPGGIAALGFGPEEVARRRPGIVYTSLTAYGTAGPWAERRGFDSLVQTAMGFNAAEAEAAHENKPRALPMQMLDMASGFLMAFGAAAASWKQQREGGSWHVEVSLAQTGQWLRGLGRIADGSKRPKPDLAPHMERYESGFGELLAVRPSARFARTPAAYTRPSAPPGTSAADWNSAD from the coding sequence ATGAAGCGTTCGCGCCGGCCGATCATGACTTCCTCTCTCGATACGCTGCACGACATATGGCGCATTGCCGGCTTGCCTGGCGATGCGCTTTCTTACATCGACCTTCCCGGTCACGATCCGGTTTTCCCTTCCAGCTTTGCAATCGGCACGGCGGCGCACGCGACCATCGGCGCGGCGGCGCTCGCGGCATGCGAGCTTGGCGTGGCGCGCGGCGTCGAACGGCAGCGCGTCTGCGTCGACATGACGGCTGCGGCTGTCGAATGCACGGGCGCGTTCACGGTCGATGGCAAGGAGCCGGAGACCTGGGGACGCTTCTCCGGTCTCTATCGCTGCGCGGATGGCTACGTGCGCATCCACGCGAACTTCGAACATCATCAGGATGGCGCGCTGCGTCTGCTCGGACTCGATCCGCGCACGGCCACGCGTGAAGACGCCGAGCGCGCGCTGCTGGCGTGGCGCGCGAGCGATTACGAGAACGCGGCGGCCGAGCGCGGTCTCGTCGTGTCGATGTTGCGCACCTTCGACGAATGGGACGCGACGCCGCAAGGCCAGGCCATCGCCGCACAGCCGTTGATGACGATCACGCGAATCGGCGATGCGCCGCCGCTCGCGTTGCCGCCGCTCTCACCGGATGCGCGTCCGCTCGACGGCCTGCGCGTCCTCGATTTCACGCGGATTCTCGCGGGCCCCGTCGGCGGGCGGGCGCTCGCCGCGTTCGGCGCGGACGTGATGCTCGTCAATTCGCCGCATCTGCCGAATATTCCCGCCATCGCCGATACGAGCCGTGGCAAGCGTTCGGCGTTGCTCGACCTGCACGCGGCGCAGGACCGCGAGACGCTCGGGCGGCTGATCGATGAGGCGCATGTGTTTGCGCAGGGTTATCGGCCGGGCGGAATTGCGGCGCTCGGCTTCGGGCCGGAGGAAGTGGCGCGGCGCAGGCCGGGCATCGTATATACGTCGCTCACCGCGTATGGCACGGCGGGACCGTGGGCGGAGCGGCGCGGTTTCGATTCGCTGGTGCAGACCGCGATGGGCTTCAATGCCGCCGAAGCCGAAGCGGCCCACGAGAACAAGCCACGCGCATTGCCGATGCAAATGCTCGACATGGCAAGCGGCTTTCTGATGGCGTTCGGCGCGGCGGCCGCTTCATGGAAGCAGCAGCGCGAAGGCGGGAGCTGGCATGTCGAAGTGTCGCTGGCGCAGACCGGTCAATGGCTGCGCGGTCTCGGACGGATCGCCGACGGATCGAAAAGGCCGAAGCCGGACCTCGCGCCCCATATGGAGCGTTATGAATCCGGCTTCGGTGAGTTGCTGGCGGTGCGGCCGAGTGCCCGCTTTGCGCGGACCCCGGCGGCCTATACGCGGCCTTCCGCGCCGCCGGGGACTTCGGCTGCGGACTGGAACTCAGCTGATTAG
- a CDS encoding DeoR/GlpR family DNA-binding transcription regulator, giving the protein MKVEKRREAMLKAVLSGMNDVAALCDHFGMSEATVRRDLRALAGERRIVRTYGGAASVGMHEPEESLDTRRESFREHKEAIARAAARHVQDGDTVFLDGGTTTAALARCLIGRTEIHVVTNNLLAVSVLAAADVRVTLIGGDVRPSSMSTLGALAQLALSRITFDKAFLGADGVVAGRGLCEATAEQAFLKECIAGQAAGLFVLVTSNKLERASQQHWTPLERNWTLVTDALAEAPVLVRFEERGNVTVECAELMSKES; this is encoded by the coding sequence ATGAAAGTCGAGAAACGCCGCGAAGCGATGCTCAAGGCCGTACTGTCCGGCATGAACGATGTCGCCGCGCTGTGCGACCACTTCGGCATGTCGGAGGCGACGGTGCGGCGCGATCTGCGCGCGCTCGCCGGAGAGCGTCGCATCGTGCGCACATATGGCGGCGCGGCGTCGGTGGGCATGCACGAACCGGAAGAGTCGCTCGACACGCGGCGCGAGAGCTTTCGCGAGCACAAGGAAGCCATCGCGCGCGCGGCGGCGCGGCACGTGCAGGACGGCGACACCGTTTTTCTCGACGGCGGCACGACGACCGCCGCACTCGCGCGCTGCCTGATCGGCCGGACGGAGATTCACGTCGTCACGAACAATCTGCTCGCGGTGAGCGTGCTCGCGGCCGCCGACGTGCGCGTGACGCTGATCGGCGGCGACGTGCGGCCGTCGAGCATGAGCACGCTCGGGGCGCTCGCGCAACTGGCGCTGTCGCGCATCACGTTCGACAAGGCGTTTCTCGGCGCGGACGGCGTGGTCGCGGGCCGCGGCCTGTGCGAAGCCACGGCGGAGCAGGCGTTCTTGAAGGAATGCATCGCGGGCCAGGCGGCGGGATTGTTCGTGCTGGTCACGTCGAACAAGCTGGAGCGCGCGAGCCAGCAGCACTGGACGCCGCTGGAACGCAACTGGACGCTCGTCACCGATGCGCTCGCCGAAGCGCCGGTGCTCGTGCGCTTCGAGGAACGGGGAAACGTGACGGTGGAATGCGCGGAGCTTATGTCGAAGGAATCGTGA
- a CDS encoding four-carbon acid sugar kinase family protein, translated as MKSLLIVADDLSGAADCAIAFAAAGRKTVVSLDARATDIDAAVIAADTDTRRLDPADAARRTASAWQSLRAPGRRLYKKIDSTLRGNWTAEVAALTRIAGPAIVTPAFPATGRTVRDGRVFVRGVPLEDTETWQLENAGQNAGLRVLLDMVGLRVAHVSLDAFRAAPQDVAAMVESAAASAHGIDAIVVDAETSDDLAALARVTASIDAPFFWVGSGGLARELAALPDLFDASAATPATRPFEAARGPILALVGSLSAISVRQCELLRAEAGVCEMIVPPAVLRDGARHPEWHAWHERIGRQVRGNEDAILRIGRDDAFDPAEGALLSNALAALVAPHFAALGGLIATGGETARAMLAAVNLGSLELVREIEAGVALGRPSNGHGPAIVTKAGAFGSEHALLGAYLHLRGADMSAAHPSPTSSRQTS; from the coding sequence ATGAAGAGCTTGCTGATCGTCGCCGACGATCTCTCGGGCGCCGCCGATTGCGCCATCGCGTTTGCGGCGGCGGGGCGCAAGACGGTCGTGTCGCTCGACGCACGCGCCACGGACATCGACGCCGCAGTCATCGCCGCCGACACCGATACGCGCCGCCTTGACCCCGCCGATGCCGCGAGACGCACGGCCAGCGCGTGGCAGAGCTTGCGTGCGCCGGGACGGCGTTTGTACAAGAAGATCGATTCGACCTTGCGCGGCAACTGGACAGCCGAAGTCGCCGCGTTGACGCGGATCGCCGGACCGGCGATCGTCACGCCCGCGTTTCCGGCGACGGGCCGCACCGTGCGCGACGGCCGCGTGTTCGTACGCGGCGTGCCGCTCGAAGACACCGAAACGTGGCAGCTCGAAAACGCCGGGCAAAACGCCGGACTGCGCGTGCTGCTCGACATGGTGGGCCTGCGCGTCGCGCACGTTTCGCTCGATGCGTTCCGCGCCGCGCCGCAGGATGTCGCCGCGATGGTCGAGTCGGCGGCGGCGTCGGCGCATGGCATCGACGCGATCGTCGTCGATGCCGAAACCAGCGACGATCTCGCCGCGCTCGCACGCGTGACCGCATCGATCGACGCGCCGTTCTTCTGGGTCGGCTCGGGCGGACTCGCGCGCGAACTGGCCGCGTTGCCCGATCTCTTCGATGCGAGCGCCGCCACGCCCGCGACGCGCCCGTTCGAAGCGGCGCGCGGCCCGATCCTCGCGCTGGTCGGCAGCCTCTCGGCGATCTCCGTGCGTCAATGCGAGCTGCTCCGCGCCGAAGCAGGCGTGTGCGAGATGATCGTGCCGCCCGCCGTGCTGCGCGACGGCGCGCGTCATCCGGAATGGCACGCGTGGCACGAACGCATCGGCAGGCAAGTGCGCGGCAATGAAGATGCGATTCTGCGCATCGGCCGCGACGATGCCTTCGATCCCGCCGAGGGCGCGCTGCTGTCGAACGCGCTCGCGGCGCTCGTCGCACCGCATTTCGCCGCGCTCGGCGGACTGATCGCGACCGGCGGCGAAACCGCACGCGCGATGCTGGCCGCCGTGAATCTCGGCAGCCTCGAACTCGTCCGCGAAATCGAAGCGGGCGTCGCGCTCGGACGGCCCTCGAACGGCCACGGCCCCGCCATCGTCACGAAGGCGGGCGCATTCGGCAGCGAGCATGCGCTGCTCGGCGCGTACCTGCATTTGCGCGGCGCGGACATGTCCGCCGCGCACCCGTCACCGACATCATCCAGACAAACATCATGA